A window of the Phycicoccus sp. M110.8 genome harbors these coding sequences:
- a CDS encoding geranylgeranyl reductase family protein has translation MTETTSAASSAAIPTETADVIVVGAGPAGSATAAYLAMAGLDVLVLEKTAFPREKVCGDGLTPRAVKELITLGIPTPEEDGWIRNHGLRIIGGGMRLSLPWPDLASFPPYGLVRTRQDFDDILAKHAVKHGARLRESTNVTGPVLDDRGRIVGVTARATDEKGRSTGPELRYAAPLVVAADGNSSRLSLSMGREKREDRPMGVAVRTYYTSPRHDDDYLESWLELWSTDEQGKKVLLPGYGWIFGVGDGTSNVGLGILNTSSAFGKTDYKDVMRRWVATMPEEWTYNDETMVGPIRGAALPMGFNRQPHYDKGLLLVGDAGGMVNPFNGEGIAYAMESGRLASEVIAQAFARGTDAQRERVLQSYPKVMKDSLGGYYTLGRWFAQMIGNPEVMRLATKYGLPRTTLMKFLLKVMANLAEPHGGDASDRLITALSKMAPDA, from the coding sequence GTGACTGAGACGACCAGCGCGGCGAGTTCGGCCGCGATCCCGACGGAGACGGCCGACGTCATCGTCGTCGGCGCCGGCCCTGCCGGGTCGGCCACGGCGGCGTACCTCGCGATGGCGGGGCTCGACGTCCTCGTCCTGGAGAAGACCGCGTTCCCGCGCGAGAAGGTCTGCGGCGACGGCCTCACCCCGCGGGCGGTCAAGGAGCTCATCACCCTGGGCATCCCCACGCCCGAGGAGGACGGCTGGATCCGCAACCACGGGCTGCGGATCATCGGCGGCGGCATGCGCCTGTCCCTGCCGTGGCCCGACCTCGCGAGCTTCCCGCCCTACGGCCTGGTGCGCACGCGGCAGGACTTCGACGACATCCTCGCCAAGCACGCGGTCAAGCACGGGGCCCGCCTGCGCGAGTCCACCAACGTCACCGGCCCGGTCCTCGACGACCGCGGCCGCATCGTCGGGGTCACCGCCCGCGCGACCGACGAGAAGGGCCGCTCCACCGGCCCCGAGCTGCGGTATGCCGCGCCCCTCGTCGTCGCCGCCGACGGCAACTCCTCGCGCCTGAGCCTGTCCATGGGCCGGGAGAAGCGCGAGGACCGCCCGATGGGCGTGGCCGTCCGCACGTACTACACGAGCCCGCGGCACGACGACGACTACCTCGAGTCCTGGCTCGAGCTGTGGTCGACCGACGAGCAGGGCAAGAAGGTGCTGCTGCCCGGCTACGGCTGGATCTTCGGCGTCGGCGACGGCACCTCCAACGTCGGGCTCGGCATCCTCAACACCTCCAGCGCCTTCGGCAAGACCGACTACAAGGACGTCATGCGTCGCTGGGTCGCGACGATGCCGGAGGAGTGGACCTACAACGACGAGACCATGGTCGGCCCGATCCGCGGCGCCGCGCTGCCGATGGGCTTCAACCGCCAGCCGCACTACGACAAGGGGCTGCTCCTCGTCGGCGACGCCGGCGGCATGGTCAACCCGTTCAACGGCGAGGGCATCGCCTACGCGATGGAGTCCGGCCGGCTCGCGTCCGAGGTGATCGCGCAGGCGTTCGCCCGCGGCACCGACGCCCAGCGCGAGCGGGTGCTGCAGAGCTACCCCAAGGTCATGAAGGACTCGCTCGGCGGCTACTACACGCTGGGCCGCTGGTTCGCCCAGATGATCGGCAACCCCGAGGTCATGCGGCTGGCGACCAAGTACGGCCTGCCCCGCACCACGCTCATGAAGTTCCTGCTCAAGGTGATGGCCAACCTCGCCGAGCCGCACGGCGGCGACGCGAGCGACCGCCTCATCACGGCCCTGTCGAAGATGGCGCCGGACGCATGA
- a CDS encoding NADH-quinone oxidoreductase subunit A, whose protein sequence is MSNPYVPLLFLLAIGGGFAVFSVFAAAISGPKRYNRAKLDAYECGIEPTPQAAGGGRVPIKYYLTAMLFIIFDIESVFLYPFAVAFDKLGLFALVEMVLFILTVFVAYAYVWRRGGLDWD, encoded by the coding sequence ATGAGCAACCCCTACGTCCCGCTGCTGTTCCTGCTGGCGATCGGTGGGGGCTTCGCGGTCTTCTCCGTCTTCGCAGCCGCCATCTCCGGCCCGAAGCGCTACAACCGGGCCAAGCTCGACGCGTACGAGTGCGGCATCGAGCCGACGCCCCAGGCGGCCGGTGGCGGGCGCGTGCCGATCAAGTACTACCTGACGGCCATGCTGTTCATCATCTTCGACATCGAGTCGGTGTTCCTCTACCCGTTCGCGGTGGCCTTCGACAAGCTCGGCCTGTTCGCGCTCGTGGAGATGGTGCTGTTCATCCTGACCGTCTTCGTCGCGTACGCCTACGTGTGGCGCCGCGGCGGCCTGGACTGGGACTGA
- a CDS encoding NADH-quinone oxidoreductase subunit C produces MADEKDDVTPEKDPTQATANSDVLGNKAKDAAADKGAATDQPASEIAASTAATQPGTVVDRETDQRLPAAPGTGPDPVVIGERHGMFGAHDTGDTTGYGGMVRPILFPAAATRPYGSYFDELADRLETALVGGTASYSEAIERVVVDRGELTLFVRREHLPAVARALRDDASLRFEICTGVSGVHYPQEEGRELHAVYHFLSITHGGRRVRVEVTCPDADPHIPSIVETYPANDWHERETWDMFGIQFDGHPSLTRILMPDDWPGHPQRKDYPLGGIPVEYKGATVPPPDQRRSYS; encoded by the coding sequence ATGGCCGACGAGAAGGACGACGTGACGCCCGAGAAGGACCCGACCCAGGCGACCGCGAACAGCGACGTGCTGGGCAACAAGGCGAAGGACGCCGCCGCCGACAAGGGCGCCGCCACCGACCAGCCGGCCTCCGAGATCGCCGCCTCGACCGCCGCGACCCAGCCGGGCACCGTGGTCGACCGCGAGACCGACCAGCGGCTGCCCGCTGCCCCCGGCACCGGCCCCGACCCGGTCGTCATCGGCGAGCGGCACGGCATGTTCGGCGCCCACGACACCGGTGACACCACGGGCTACGGCGGCATGGTCCGCCCGATCCTGTTCCCCGCAGCAGCCACCCGGCCGTACGGCAGCTACTTCGACGAGCTCGCGGACCGGCTCGAGACCGCCCTCGTCGGCGGCACCGCGTCGTACTCCGAGGCCATCGAGCGCGTGGTCGTCGACCGCGGCGAGCTCACCCTCTTCGTGCGCCGCGAGCACCTGCCCGCAGTGGCGCGCGCGCTGCGCGACGACGCGAGCCTGCGGTTCGAGATCTGCACCGGCGTGTCCGGCGTGCACTACCCGCAGGAGGAGGGCCGCGAGCTGCACGCGGTCTACCACTTCCTGTCGATCACCCACGGCGGCCGCCGGGTCCGGGTCGAGGTGACCTGCCCCGACGCCGACCCGCACATCCCGTCGATCGTCGAGACGTACCCGGCGAACGACTGGCACGAGCGCGAGACCTGGGACATGTTCGGCATCCAGTTCGACGGCCACCCCTCGCTCACTCGCATCCTCATGCCCGACGACTGGCCGGGCCACCCGCAGCGGAAGGACTACCCGCTCGGCGGCATCCCCGTCGAGTACAAGGGCGCCACCGTCCCGCCGCCGGACCAGCGGAGGTCTTACAGCTGA
- a CDS encoding NADH-quinone oxidoreductase subunit D, producing MTTTHDDIYATSGADAAAAEGAHVFNASGGDWDQLVDEAAALHEERIVVNMGPQHPSTHGVLRLILELDGETVTETRAGIGYLHTGIEKNMEFRTWTQGTTFCTRMDYLTPLFNETAYCLSVEKLLGITEQIPERASVIRVLMMELNRITSHLVALATGGMEMGATTVMTVGFRERERILSIFEMVTGLRMNHAFVRPGGVAQDLPPGAIDKVRDTIPLVRKGLGELELLLNENPILKGRTVDVGYLDLAGCMALGITGPILRSTGLPHDLRKLDPYCGYETYDFEVITRTEADAYARLRIRIDEMYESLKIAEQAIDRLASTPGPVMVEDKKIAWPAQLAIGGDGMGNSLDHIREIMGTSMESLIHHFKLVTEGFRVPPGQAYAAVESPKGELGCHTVSDGGTRPYRAHFRDPSFNNLQATAVMCEGSQVADVIVAVASIDPVMGGVDR from the coding sequence ATGACCACGACCCACGACGACATCTACGCGACCTCCGGGGCCGACGCGGCCGCCGCCGAGGGCGCGCACGTGTTCAACGCGAGCGGCGGTGACTGGGACCAGCTCGTCGACGAGGCGGCGGCACTCCACGAGGAGCGCATCGTCGTCAACATGGGCCCGCAGCACCCGTCGACCCACGGCGTGCTCCGGCTCATCCTCGAGCTCGACGGCGAGACGGTGACCGAGACCCGCGCGGGCATCGGCTACCTGCACACCGGCATCGAGAAGAACATGGAGTTCCGCACCTGGACGCAGGGCACCACGTTCTGCACCCGGATGGACTACCTCACGCCGCTGTTCAACGAGACGGCCTACTGCCTGTCGGTCGAGAAGCTGCTCGGCATCACCGAGCAGATCCCCGAGCGGGCCAGCGTGATCCGCGTGCTCATGATGGAGCTCAACCGCATCACCTCCCACCTCGTGGCGCTGGCCACCGGTGGCATGGAGATGGGCGCGACCACCGTCATGACGGTCGGCTTCCGCGAGCGCGAGCGCATCCTGTCGATCTTCGAGATGGTCACCGGCCTGCGGATGAACCACGCGTTCGTCCGCCCCGGCGGCGTCGCCCAGGACCTGCCCCCGGGCGCCATCGACAAGGTGCGCGACACCATCCCCCTGGTGCGCAAGGGCCTCGGGGAGCTCGAGCTGCTGCTCAACGAGAACCCGATCCTCAAGGGACGCACCGTCGACGTCGGCTACCTCGACCTCGCCGGCTGCATGGCCCTGGGCATCACCGGGCCGATCCTGCGCTCGACCGGCCTGCCCCACGACCTGCGCAAGCTCGACCCGTACTGCGGCTACGAGACCTACGACTTCGAGGTCATCACCCGCACCGAGGCCGACGCCTACGCCCGCCTGCGGATCCGCATCGACGAGATGTACGAGTCGCTGAAGATCGCCGAGCAGGCCATCGACCGGCTGGCGTCGACGCCGGGCCCGGTCATGGTCGAGGACAAGAAGATCGCCTGGCCGGCGCAGCTGGCCATCGGCGGCGACGGCATGGGCAACAGCCTGGACCACATCCGCGAGATCATGGGCACCTCGATGGAGTCCCTCATCCACCACTTCAAGCTGGTGACCGAGGGCTTCCGCGTCCCGCCGGGCCAGGCGTACGCCGCGGTCGAGTCGCCCAAGGGCGAGCTGGGCTGCCACACGGTGTCCGACGGGGGCACGCGGCCCTACCGCGCGCACTTCCGGGACCCCTCGTTCAACAACCTGCAGGCCACGGCCGTGATGTGCGAGGGCAGCCAGGTTGCCGACGTCATCGTCGCCGTCGCCTCGATCGACCCGGTGATGGGAGGAGTTGACCGCTGA
- the nuoE gene encoding NADH-quinone oxidoreductase subunit NuoE: MAGDNFGMQTAAGHLTVAAESKEPYAADVLAQLHEDAAQVVARYPQKRSALLPLLHLVQSVDGYVTGRGIDFCAEVLDLTTAEVSGVATFYTQYKRHPNGEYTVGVCTNTLCAIMGGDQIWDEVSEHLGIGHDETTPDGKITLERVECNAACDYAPVVMANWEFFDNQTPESTKQLVDDLREGKDVRPTRGPARVCTFKQVSRVLAGFHDGLADEGVGAGPASLEGLRLAKQNDWTAPDGGASREEHQPEATSDRTAPGLSGSTDSPANAPDEKPGEGSVAPATLFDADDKGDGKDAK, translated from the coding sequence ATGGCTGGTGACAACTTCGGGATGCAGACCGCGGCCGGCCACCTCACGGTGGCTGCCGAGTCCAAGGAGCCGTATGCCGCGGACGTCCTCGCGCAGCTCCATGAGGACGCCGCGCAGGTCGTGGCCCGCTACCCCCAGAAGCGCTCGGCCCTGCTGCCGCTGCTGCACCTGGTGCAGAGCGTCGACGGGTACGTCACCGGCCGGGGCATCGACTTCTGCGCCGAGGTCCTCGACCTGACCACGGCCGAGGTCTCCGGCGTCGCGACCTTCTACACGCAGTACAAGCGCCACCCCAACGGTGAGTACACCGTCGGCGTCTGCACCAACACGCTCTGCGCGATCATGGGCGGCGACCAGATCTGGGACGAGGTCTCCGAGCACCTCGGCATCGGCCACGACGAGACGACCCCCGACGGCAAGATCACCCTTGAGCGGGTCGAGTGCAACGCGGCCTGCGACTACGCGCCGGTCGTCATGGCGAACTGGGAGTTCTTCGACAACCAGACGCCCGAGTCGACCAAGCAGCTCGTCGACGACCTGCGCGAGGGCAAGGACGTCCGCCCGACGCGCGGCCCGGCCCGCGTCTGCACCTTCAAGCAGGTCTCGCGCGTCCTCGCCGGCTTCCACGACGGGCTCGCGGACGAGGGCGTCGGCGCCGGCCCGGCCTCCCTGGAGGGGCTGCGCCTCGCCAAGCAGAACGACTGGACGGCTCCCGACGGCGGCGCCTCGCGCGAGGAGCACCAGCCCGAGGCGACGTCGGACCGCACGGCCCCCGGCCTGAGCGGCTCCACCGACAGCCCCGCGAACGCGCCGGACGAGAAGCCCGGTGAGGGCTCGGTCGCCCCGGCGACCCTGTTCGACGCCGACGACAAGGGCGACGGGAAGGACGCGAAGTGA
- the nuoF gene encoding NADH-quinone oxidoreductase subunit NuoF has protein sequence MSTTLTPILTKFWDDPQSWTLATYEKHEGYQALKKALGMKPADLVQMTKDSGLRGRGGAGFPTGMKWGFLPPDDGGPRYLVVNADESEPGTCKDIPLMMAAPQFLIEGVAITSFAIGCNHAFIYLRGEVVHVYRRLLRAVEEAYAAGHLGKNIHGSGFDLEVTVHAGAGAYICGEETALLDSLEGRRGQPRLKPPFPAVAGLYARPTVVNNVESIASVPPILLHGADWFSGMGTEKSQGFGIFSLSGHVKRPGQYEAPLGITLRELLDMAGGMRDPNKKLKFWTPGGSSTPLFTDQHLDTPLDFESVAAAGSMLGTRALQIFDETTCVVRAVDRWTDFYKHESCGKCTPCREGTWWLKQILGRLEHGQGSEEDLEKLLDICDNILGRSFCALGDGATSPITSSIQYFREEYLQHLELGHCPFDRRDSTLFAKDSVSA, from the coding sequence GTGAGCACCACGCTGACCCCGATCCTCACGAAGTTCTGGGACGACCCGCAGTCCTGGACCCTCGCGACGTACGAGAAGCACGAGGGCTACCAGGCGCTGAAGAAGGCGCTCGGGATGAAGCCGGCCGACCTGGTCCAGATGACCAAGGACTCCGGCCTGCGCGGCCGCGGCGGCGCAGGCTTCCCCACCGGCATGAAGTGGGGCTTCCTGCCCCCCGACGACGGCGGCCCCCGCTACCTCGTCGTCAACGCCGACGAGTCCGAGCCCGGCACGTGCAAGGACATCCCGCTGATGATGGCGGCGCCGCAGTTCCTCATCGAGGGTGTGGCGATCACCTCCTTCGCTATCGGCTGCAACCACGCCTTCATCTACCTGCGCGGCGAGGTCGTGCACGTCTACCGGCGCCTGCTGCGCGCGGTGGAGGAGGCGTACGCCGCCGGTCACCTGGGCAAGAACATCCACGGCTCCGGTTTCGACCTCGAGGTCACCGTGCACGCCGGCGCCGGCGCGTACATCTGCGGTGAGGAGACGGCGCTGCTCGACAGCCTCGAGGGCCGTCGCGGCCAGCCGCGCCTCAAGCCGCCGTTCCCCGCCGTCGCGGGCCTGTACGCGCGACCGACCGTCGTCAACAACGTCGAGTCGATCGCCTCGGTCCCGCCGATCCTGCTCCACGGTGCCGACTGGTTCTCCGGCATGGGCACCGAGAAGTCGCAGGGCTTCGGCATCTTCAGCCTGTCGGGCCACGTCAAGCGCCCCGGCCAGTACGAGGCCCCGCTCGGCATCACGCTGCGCGAGCTGCTCGACATGGCCGGCGGCATGCGCGACCCCAACAAGAAGCTGAAGTTCTGGACCCCGGGGGGCTCGTCCACGCCGCTGTTCACCGACCAGCACCTCGACACCCCGCTCGACTTCGAGTCGGTGGCCGCGGCCGGGTCGATGCTCGGCACCCGCGCGCTGCAGATCTTCGACGAGACGACCTGCGTGGTGCGCGCCGTCGACCGGTGGACCGACTTCTACAAGCACGAGTCCTGCGGCAAGTGCACCCCGTGCCGCGAGGGCACCTGGTGGCTCAAGCAGATCCTCGGCCGGCTCGAGCACGGGCAGGGGTCCGAGGAGGACCTCGAGAAGCTGCTCGACATCTGTGACAACATCCTCGGTCGGTCGTTCTGCGCGCTGGGTGACGGCGCGACCAGCCCGATCACCAGCAGCATCCAGTACTTCCGCGAGGAGTACCTGCAGCACCTCGAGCTGGGCCACTGCCCGTTCGACCGTCGAGACTCGACCCTGTTCGCGAAGGATTCGGTGTCCGCATGA
- a CDS encoding NADH-quinone oxidoreductase subunit G, with translation MTVQTSPAAGGNAVSKGGDASTPPPVDLVNLTIDGVAVSVPKNTLVIRAAEEVGVEIPRFCDHPLLEPVGACRQCLVDIATPGPDGSMRAMPKPQASCTITVSEGMEVKTQHTSKVADKAQQGVMELLLVNHPLDCPVCDKGGECPLQNQAMSNGRAVSRFEDVKRTYPKPINISSQVLLDRERCVLCARCTRFSDQIAGDPFIALVERGALQQVGIYEEQPFESYFSGNTVQICPVGALTGAAYRFRSRPFDLVSTQSVCEHCASGCLIRTDHRRGAVLRRMAVNDPAVNEEWNCDKGRWAFQYATTGDRFEFPMVRDEDGELQVASWPEALTAAARGLAAAKAVGVLTGGRVSAEDAYAYGKFARAVLATNDVDFRARPHSQEEADFLASTVVATGPEGGAVTYADLEKAKTVVLVGFEPEEESPIVFLRLRKAHRRNKTAVYAVAPFATRGLEKLGGTLIPSAPGTEAEVLRALGDGVTGDGAAAKAAAALEGDGVVVLVGERLATVPGALSAAAALASSSGARLAWVPRRAGERGALEAGALPTLLPGGRPVGDAAAREQVADVWDVVGLPDQPGRDSAGILRAATTGEVDALVVGGVDAADLADPRSEEALAKTFVVSLDFRPSSVTEVADVVLPVAPHAEKGGTFVDWEGRPRPFATALDTNAMSDYRVLDMLASEMGSFLGTRTLAEVRSEMAALGPWGGGRLPAPDVEPAAVPTFGEGEVVLATWHHLLDRGSLQDGEPFLAGTAHRTLARVSPATAEAFGLVDGDTVRVSGPAGAVTVPVAVTEDMVDHVVWLPTNSAGSAVRATLAVGAGAVVTLAKAETTLEVTP, from the coding sequence ATGACCGTCCAGACCTCCCCGGCCGCCGGCGGCAACGCCGTCAGCAAGGGTGGCGACGCCAGCACGCCGCCGCCCGTCGACCTGGTGAACCTCACCATCGACGGCGTGGCCGTGTCCGTCCCCAAGAACACGCTGGTGATCCGTGCGGCCGAGGAGGTCGGCGTCGAGATCCCCCGGTTCTGCGACCACCCGCTGCTCGAGCCGGTCGGCGCGTGCCGCCAGTGCCTCGTCGACATCGCGACGCCCGGCCCGGACGGGTCGATGCGGGCGATGCCCAAGCCGCAGGCCTCGTGCACGATCACGGTGTCCGAGGGCATGGAGGTCAAGACCCAGCACACGTCCAAGGTCGCCGACAAGGCGCAGCAGGGCGTCATGGAGCTGCTGCTGGTCAACCACCCGCTCGACTGCCCGGTCTGCGACAAGGGCGGCGAGTGCCCGCTGCAGAACCAGGCGATGAGCAACGGTCGTGCGGTGTCCCGCTTCGAGGACGTCAAGCGCACCTACCCCAAGCCGATCAACATCTCCTCGCAGGTGCTGCTCGACCGCGAGCGCTGCGTCCTCTGCGCCCGGTGCACCCGCTTCTCCGACCAGATCGCCGGTGACCCGTTCATCGCCCTGGTCGAGCGGGGCGCGCTGCAGCAGGTCGGCATCTACGAGGAGCAGCCGTTCGAGTCCTACTTCTCGGGCAACACGGTCCAGATCTGCCCGGTCGGCGCACTGACCGGCGCGGCCTACCGCTTCCGCAGCCGCCCGTTCGACCTCGTGTCGACCCAGAGCGTCTGCGAGCACTGTGCATCCGGCTGCTTGATCCGCACCGACCACCGTCGCGGCGCCGTGCTGCGCCGGATGGCCGTCAACGACCCGGCCGTCAACGAGGAGTGGAACTGCGACAAGGGTCGCTGGGCCTTCCAGTACGCCACCACCGGTGACCGGTTCGAGTTCCCGATGGTGCGCGACGAGGACGGCGAGCTGCAGGTCGCGTCGTGGCCCGAGGCGCTCACCGCCGCGGCCCGCGGGCTCGCGGCCGCCAAGGCCGTCGGCGTCCTGACCGGTGGGCGCGTGTCCGCCGAGGACGCCTACGCCTACGGCAAGTTCGCCCGTGCGGTCCTCGCGACCAACGACGTCGACTTCCGCGCCCGGCCGCACTCGCAGGAGGAGGCCGACTTCCTCGCCTCCACCGTCGTGGCGACCGGCCCCGAGGGCGGGGCTGTCACCTACGCCGACCTCGAGAAGGCCAAGACCGTCGTCCTCGTGGGCTTCGAGCCCGAGGAGGAGAGCCCGATCGTCTTCCTGCGCCTGCGCAAGGCGCACCGCAGGAACAAGACCGCCGTGTATGCCGTGGCGCCGTTCGCGACGCGTGGCCTCGAGAAGCTCGGCGGCACCCTGATCCCGTCCGCCCCCGGCACCGAGGCCGAGGTGCTCCGCGCCCTCGGCGACGGCGTGACCGGCGACGGCGCGGCCGCGAAGGCTGCGGCGGCGCTCGAGGGCGACGGCGTGGTCGTGCTCGTCGGCGAGCGCCTGGCCACCGTCCCCGGCGCCCTGTCCGCGGCCGCGGCGCTGGCCTCGTCCAGCGGCGCGCGCCTGGCCTGGGTGCCGCGTCGGGCCGGTGAGCGCGGTGCGCTCGAGGCCGGCGCGCTGCCGACCCTGCTGCCCGGCGGTCGCCCGGTCGGCGACGCCGCGGCGCGCGAGCAGGTCGCCGACGTCTGGGACGTCGTGGGCCTGCCCGACCAGCCCGGTCGCGACAGCGCTGGCATCCTGCGCGCGGCCACGACCGGCGAGGTCGACGCCCTGGTCGTCGGCGGCGTGGACGCGGCCGACCTGGCCGACCCGCGCAGCGAGGAGGCCCTGGCCAAGACGTTCGTCGTCTCGCTGGACTTCCGCCCGTCCTCGGTGACCGAGGTCGCCGACGTCGTGCTGCCGGTCGCCCCCCACGCCGAGAAGGGTGGCACGTTCGTGGACTGGGAGGGCCGCCCCCGCCCGTTCGCGACCGCGCTCGACACCAACGCGATGTCCGACTACCGCGTCCTGGACATGCTGGCCAGCGAGATGGGCTCCTTCCTCGGCACCCGCACGCTCGCCGAGGTCCGCTCCGAGATGGCGGCGCTCGGCCCGTGGGGCGGCGGCCGCCTGCCGGCGCCCGACGTCGAGCCGGCCGCGGTGCCGACCTTCGGCGAGGGCGAGGTCGTCCTGGCCACCTGGCACCACCTGCTCGACCGCGGGTCGCTGCAGGACGGCGAGCCGTTCCTCGCCGGCACCGCCCACCGCACCCTGGCCCGCGTCTCGCCGGCCACGGCGGAGGCGTTCGGGCTCGTCGACGGCGACACCGTGCGCGTCTCCGGGCCGGCCGGTGCGGTCACCGTCCCCGTGGCGGTCACCGAGGACATGGTCGACCACGTCGTGTGGCTGCCCACGAACTCCGCGGGCAGCGCCGTGCGCGCCACCCTGGCGGTGGGCGCGGGGGCCGTCGTCACCCTGGCCAAGGCCGAGACCACCCTGGAGGTCACCCCGTGA